One genomic region from Lycorma delicatula isolate Av1 chromosome 9, ASM4794821v1, whole genome shotgun sequence encodes:
- the LOC142330643 gene encoding uncharacterized protein LOC142330643, with protein sequence MKDRRDWDQVAIIVTKILDTKAKEAKENGMVIFMVTLMVSYGHSEDNSDSHDANNNQDDQHPPIQLDPKLRRALLRVLNKLEEQDRTTLQEGTEKEPTNQTSNILNEYDFARYFNNKDTEQIFGSTNLQNDNANEDHIKIEPRAPVEEIKFSLYHSTDDENQPDFRTGGTFTREIPDSTIEEIKEPKTEEILFDDKEKYPSTNPTPQEAIFFQVPHPIEVPDAASDKPFNDSLNVQETQYLQTIQSDNSEFESTNKKGEIPKIVVENIQSENEEIINNNNDDDDDVNKDVNSNDKLTNSTKNEKLKHTVEFLHAPLLAAFTVQQDQLGLPKRVIPLNYKNTGAPLLLLDPQEEIAKQKELEEKRIILEQELIEQQRKLKILQLQQLPLHQNSLNKIQEETARYELQRSNQQLLSQPQIYDDQLRNQQQLYLQNQQRQFLESQEREKQQLLLLEQAKIRQQQQDILLNSQQRQEQERLKLLQQQEENQGLSINFQTQYQQPQPQDFQFQKSVDFQFRPTNPVPVQNPATSPTFNNFNHFPSNPQQSVNNFNNFPQIPQQAVNNFNNYQSSPSVELNRVNRGESSRFVGNSGFNNNKLPHNQSPNHDSQLQNLIFHSGITNELPTTHEDLNIVSKVLSLNHETKQEQLLQQLRIRDGPQQSQFIPNDQKLRYNQQNHFQTNNQQQIQQQVHQQQPQQINVQQFRSNEQQFSKPNDLFRSNVQDFRPNVQQFRSNEQQFRPNVQQHRSNNQFYSSQEFRASEQLFSEPSLKVNKIVKAPSILIEPPLP encoded by the coding sequence gTAATCTTCATGGTGACATTAATGGTTAGCTATGGGCACAGTGAAGATAACAGTGATAGCCATGATGCAAACAACAATCAAGATGATCAGCATCCACCGATACAGCTTGATCCAAAATTAAGAAGAGCACTATTAAGAGTACTGAATAAACTTGAAGAACAAGATAGAACTACTTTACAAGAAGGGACAGAAAAAGAACCAACTAATCAAACATCAAATATTCTTAATGAATATGATTTtgcaagatattttaataataaggatACAGAACAAATATTTGGATCAACAAATTTACAGAATGATAACGCTAACGAAGATCATATAAAGATTGAACCTCGGGCGCctgtagaagaaataaaatttagtttgtatCATTCAACAGATGATGAAAATCAGCCAGATTTTAGAACAGGTGGAACATTTACTAGAGAAATACCAGATTCGAcaattgaagaaataaaagaaccaaaaacaGAAGAGATTCTATTCGACgataaagaaaaatatccttCCACAAATCCTACACCGCAGGAAGCAATATTCTTTCAAGTACCTCACCCAATTGAAGTACCAGATGCGGCATCTGATAAGCCTTTTAATGATTCTCTAAATGTACAAGAAACACAATACCTTCAGACCATTCAATCAGATAATTCTGAATTTGAAAGTACCAATAAAAAGGGAGAAATTCCAAAAATAGTAGTTGAAAACATTCAATCAGAAAATGaagaaatcattaataataataatgatgatgatgatgatgtcaataaagatgttaattcaaatgataaattaacaaattcaaccaaaaatgagaaattaaaacaTACAGTGGAATTTCTTCACGCACCATTATTAGCAGCATTTACAGTTCAACAAGATCAATTAGGTTTACCGAAAAGAGTTATcccattaaattacaaaaacacagGAGCACCGCTTTTATTGTTAGATCCGCAAGAAGAAATAGCCAAACaaaaagaattggaagaaaaGAGAATAATATTAGAACAAGAATTGATCGAACAACAAAGAAAACTGAAGATATTACAACTTCAGCAGTTACCATTGCatcaaaatagtttaaataaaattcaagaagaaACAGCAAGGTATGAATTGCAAAGAAGTAACCAACAATTACTATCCCAACCGCAAATATATGATGATCAATTGAGAAATCAACAGCAGTTGTATTTACAAAATCAACAAAGACAATTTCTAGAGAGTCAAGAAAGAGAAAAGCAACAGTTACTACTTTTAGAACAAGCTAAAATACGTCAGCAACAGcaggatattttattaaacagtcaACAAAGGCAAGAACAAGAAAGACTTAAATTGCTTCAACAACAAGAAGAAAATCAAGGACTATCGATCAATTTTCAGACCCAATACCAACAACCACAACCACAAGACTTTCAGTTTCAAAAAAGTGTTGACTTTCAATTTAGACCGACAAATCCAGTCCCTGTACAAAATCCTGCAACTTCACcaacatttaataatttcaatcattttcctTCAAATCCTCAACAATCGGTgaataatttcaacaattttccCCAAATTCCTCAACAAgcagtaaataatttcaataattatcaatcatcaccatcagtAGAATTAAATAGAGTAAACAGGGGTGAATCGAGTAGGTTTGTTGGAAATTCTGGCTTTAACAACAACAAATTACCACATAACCAATCACCAAATCATGACAGTCAATTGCAAAATCTTATATTCCATTCAGGTATCACAAATGAACTTCCAACAACACATGAAGATTTAAATATAGTTTCAAAAGTTTTATCGTTAAACCATGAAACTAAACAAGAACAATTGTTGCAACAGCTTCGCATACGAGACGGACCACAACAATCACAATTTATACCGAATGatcaaaaattaagatataatcaACAAAATCACTTCCAAACAAATAATCAACAACAGATCCAGCAGCAAGTACATCAACAACAACCCCAACAAATAAATGTACAACAATTTAGGTCAAATGAACAGCAGTTTAGTAAACCAAACGATCTATTCAGATCAAATGTACAAGATTTCAGACCGAATGTTCAACAATTCAGATCAAATGAACAACAATTTAGACCAAATGTACAACAGCATCGatcaaataatcaattttattcatcACAAGAATTTAGGGCAAGTGAACAATTATTCAGTGAACCATCGCTCAAAGTCAATAAAATAGTCAAAGCGCCATCTATTCTTATTGAACCTCCTTTGCCAtag
- the LOC142329869 gene encoding coiled-coil domain-containing protein 12 encodes MTDEKIGCLEDEALKRKERLKALKRKQEHKSESEVKSNIIQLPKPKFRSYNPSDDNLKASALPPAEPGNVEAEVKDQLDAANTRVVIEELDLTNLAPRKPDWDLKRDVGKKLERLEKRTQRAIAELIRERLKKGQEDLATKVAMGARANQDDVDED; translated from the exons ATGACTGATGAAAAAATAGGCTGTCTCGAAGATGAGGcattaaaacgaaaagaaagacTTAAAGCTCTGAAACGAAAACAAGAACATAAATCAGAAAGTGAGGTTAAGAGCAATATAATTCAGCTGCCTAA accaAAATTTCGTAGTTACAATCCAAGTGATGATAATTTAAAGGCCAGTGCTCTTCCTCCAGCAGAACCTGGTAATGTTGAGGCGGAAGTAAAGGACCAGTTAGATGCAGCAAATACTAGAGTTGTAATTGAAGAATTA GATTTAACGAATTTAGCCCCAAGAAAACCAGATTGGGATTTAAAACGTGACGTTGgcaaaaaattagaaagattagAGAAACGGACACAGAGAGCCATAGCAGAATTAATTCGTGAAAGATTAAAAAAGGGTCAGGAAGATTTAGCTACAAAAGTTGCAATGGGAGCTAGAGCAAATCAAGATGATGTTGATGAAGATTAA